In the genome of Podospora pseudocomata strain CBS 415.72m chromosome 2 map unlocalized CBS415.72m_2.2, whole genome shotgun sequence, one region contains:
- a CDS encoding uncharacterized protein (COG:T; EggNog:ENOG503NUA6) codes for MTAANDMSEAKEPVTFATTVEGEKIKLSDTNSSEQLPASLKETGREFNVTESDLLEAKHLAATFTLDKTIAMMKKVHKQHASDPNFPIEIINHIDEFLGHEADLVANPQKYEHLIEEMKIEAALMTNNSPYTEVRAVVDNHDDPSLPVSTIRAWGIGVLFAICISSINSFFDIRLPAVSISGTVVQLLAYPFGTFLARVLPDKGITLFGVRHSLNPGPFNKKEHMLITIMASVAKSVPYTNYIAWIQVLPQYFGQEWARSIAYQLLIGLSTNFIGYGLAGICRRFLVYPAFCVWPTSLVTIALNSAFHDKELEKTTIEGPFKTRWTVSRMKYFCWLCGAMFAYFWLPNYLCGALTYFSWMTWISPQNVHLASITGGQTGLGLNPLPSLDWNVFALDPLMVPFFSTFNYFFGAFLSMFVIIGLYYTNTYYTAYLPINSNRPFDHFGHIYKVRSIVDDNGLFDAKKYEAYSPPYLAASNVVVYTFFFALYAATVTYAALYHRLEIKLGLNELWQRAKFTMRRLRSKNARGEESTEEDVDLLDVHNRLMRAYPEVPQWWYMTCLAFAIAVGMVGVSLWPTNTTPFVVLYGIALCLVFVVPIGIIAGMTGVEVTLNVIAEFIGGVWMEGNAIGMCFFKSYGYVTCAHAIAFSSDLKLAHYVKIPPRFTFCAQMVPTLVSTLISVAIMQYQTRIESVCTPDAPFRFLCPGVNTFFTAAVFWGTVGPRKIWGVGGQYSMTLLGFPFGFLAVMLFWYLNKKWPKSVILRNVHPVVMMSGALNWAPLNLAYMWPAVPVGAFSWLFVKKRYLAFWSKYNYVTSAAFGCGIAISGVVTFFAVQLWGFQVNWWGNDVLNTGCDAEGTCTLLNLTDGEYFGPRLGEFS; via the exons ATGACGGCCGCCAACGACATGtccgaggccaaggagcCTGTCACGTTCGCTACCACTGTTGAGGGCGAAAAGATCAAGCTCTCCGACACCAACTCTTCCGAACAGCTTCCCGCGAGCCTGAAGGAGACGGGGCGCGAGTTTAATGTGACCGAGTCCGATCTCCTTGAGGCTAAGCACCTGGCTGCCACCTTCACGCTGGACAAGACTATCGCT ATGATGAAAAAGGTGCACAAGCAACACGCCAGCGACCCCAATTTCCCCATCGAGATCATCAACCACATTGACGAGTTCCTTG GGCACGAGGCCGACTTGGtcgccaacccccaaaagTATGAGCATCTCATTGAAGAGATGAAGATTGAGGCCGCTCTCATGACCAACAATTCACCCTATACCGAAGTGCGAGCTGTCGTGGACAACCATGATGACCCATCGCTACCCGTATCAACCATCCGTGCCTGGGGCATAGGTGTCTTGTTTGCTATctgcatctcctccatcaactcCTTCTTCGACATTCGTCTCCCGGCTGTTAGTATCAGCGGAACCGTCGTCCAGCTGCTGGCCTACCCCTTTGGCACCTTCTTGGCACGCGTGCTCCCCGACAAGGGAATCACCCTCTTCGGCGTTCGTCACAGCCTGAATCCAGGACCTTtcaacaagaaggagcaCATGCTtatcaccatcatggccagcGTCGCCAAGAGCGTTCCTTATACCAACTACATTGCTTGGATTCAGGTTCTCCCCCAATACTTCGGACAGGAATGGGCCCGCAGCATCGCCTACCagctcctcattggcctCTCGACCAACTTCATCGGGTACGGGCTGGCCGGAATCTGCCGCCGTTTTCTGGTCTACCCTGCTTTCTGCGTCTGGCCAACATCTTTGGTGACCATCGCGCTCAACTCTGCATTCCACGAcaaggagttggagaagacaACCATAGAGGGCCCGTTCAAGACTCGCTGGACCGTGTCCCGAATGAAGTATTTCTGTTGGCTTTGCGGGGCCATGTTTGCCTACTTCTGGCTTCCCAACTACCTTTGCGGCGCCCTGACTTACTTCAGCTGGATGACCTGGATCTCGCCACAAAACGTTCATCTGGCCAGCATCACGGGTGGGCAGACAGGCCTCGGGCTGAACCCGCTGCCAAGCTTGGACTGGAACGTCTTTGCGCTTGATCCTTTGATggtgcccttcttctctaCCTTCAATTACTTTTTCGGGGCATTCCTGTCCATGTTCGTCATCATTGGCCTTTACTACACCAACACGTACTACACGGCctacctccccatcaactcAAACAGGCCTTTCGACCACTTCGGCCACATTTACAAAGTCAGATCTATCGTGGATGACAATGGACTCTTTGACGCCAAGAAGTATGAAGCATACTCGCCTCCTTACCTGGCTGCAAGCAACGTGGTCGTGTACACGTTCTTTTTCGCCTTGTACGCTGCGACGGTGACTTATGCCGCTCTCTACCACCGCCTGGAGATAAAGCTCGGTCTGAATGAGTTGTGGCAGAGAGCTAAGTTCACCATGCGCAGGTTGAGGTCCAAAAATGCACGCGGCGAAGAGTCGACCGAAGAGGATGTGGACCTTCTTGATGTCCATAATCGGCTCATGCGCGCCTACCCCGAAGTCCCACAATGGTGGTATATGACGTGCTTGGCCTTTGCCATCGCCGTCGGTATGGTTGGCGTCTCCTTGTGGCCGACGAACACGACACCATTTGTGGTGTTGTACGGCATCGCCCTATgtctcgtcttcgtcgtcccTATTGGTATCATTGCGGGCATGACTGGTGTGGAGGTCACGCTGAACGTCATCGCGGAATTCATCGGTGGTGTGTGGATGGAGGGCAACGCGATTGGCATGTGCTTTTTCAAGTCGTACGGATATGTCACCTGCGCCCACGCTATAGCGTTCAGCAGTGATCTGAAGCTTGCCCACTACGTCAAGATTCCACCCCGGTTTACCTTTTGTGCCCAGATGGTCCCTACGCTGGTTTCGACTTTGATCAGCGTCGCGATTATGCAATACCAAACCCGCATCGAGAGTGTGTGCACTCCGGATGCACCATTCCGCTTCCTCTGCCCAGGTGTCAACACGTTCTTCACGGCAGCTGTCTTCTGGGGCACGGTCGGTCCACGAAAGATTTGGGGTGTCGGTGGCCAGTATTCGATGACGTTGTTGGGATTCCCGTTTGGCTTCCTTGCGGTCATGTTGTTTTGGTACTTGAACAAGAAGTGGCCCAAGAGCGTCATACTCCGCAATGTCCACCCAGTGGTCATGATGAGCGGTGCCCTGAACTGGGCGCCGCTCAACTTGGCCTACATGTGGCCTGCTGTCCCGGTGGGTGCATTTTCGTGGTTGTTTGTGAAGAAGCGTTACttggccttctggtcaaAG TACAATTATGTGACTTCGGCTGCGTTTGGTTGCGGCATTGCTATTAGCGGTGTCGTAACCTTCTTCGCAGTGCAGCTGTGGGGCTTTCAGGTGAACTGGTGGGGAAACGATGTGTTGAATACCGGTTGCGACGCCGAAGGGACTTGTACTCTGCTGAATTTGACCGACGGCGAGTACTTTGGTCCAAGATTGGGCGAGTTCAGCTGA
- a CDS encoding uncharacterized protein (EggNog:ENOG503NYNU; COG:A), giving the protein MFFPTARVSQRALPRLLNITLRQTAQQNILLSSFATHIGRTRVLFSTFSPLRTASATATVEMASIQIPTVAAGSERVPFSQLKGRIAPQLLQNIEKMGLTHMSPVQEKVLQMSSLKNDCLVQAKTGTGKTIAFLLPALQNIMTAPDLQREFVAILVLAPTRELAQQIADECDKLTGKSFECHIAVGGTSKNSLLRRFLNGKPTILVATPGRLIDYLSEEETRHKLTKLRCVVLDEADRMLDQGFAPSIKRILQQIPKKQTAGWQGMCFSATVPDEIQQFLPLVLDKKHDRISTIDPNETPTVDRIPQSAIPIPSIADALPVLHSYLMTQKKTNPELKAVIFCGTARHAALLYHIFGPTGGAAPKGLSCFQMHSRLSQPARTRTIEEFKNAESGLMFASDVIGRGMDFPDIDLVIQMGFPPEKAQYVHRVGRTGRAGKSGEATMILTPQEMRFVRANKDFPIKVTEPFNHPDLPKSVTKIEEALAKVPELTKFQAYTAFLGFNITVARQLGLQPPEIVGLANEFAYTMGYEEIPEVEAKMVGKMGLKGVPGLRIMGKGGVSRAAPVPSGRTGGGRAQGGPGRMQRGKVADPRPQGASGGNNGSRADGNRRGPRESTGANAEEPSRKRPRRGAQA; this is encoded by the exons ATGTTCTTTCCCACTGCTCGGGTCTCACAACGCGCGCTGCCCAGGCTTCTTAACATCACGCTCCGCCAGACCGCTCAGCAAAATATACTACTCTCTTCCTTCGCCACACATATTGGTCGTACCAGAGTCTTGTTCTCTACATTCTCCCCCTTGCGCACCGCATCCGCGACCGCAACCGTCGAGATGGCTTCGATCCAGATTCCCACCGTGGCTGCCGGCAGCGAGCGCGTCCCTTTCTCACAGCTCAAGGGTCGCATTGcgccccagctcctccaaaatATCGAGAAGATGGGCCTCACACACATGTCCCCAGTGCAAGAAAAGGTCCTGCAGATGTCCAGCCTCAAGAACGATTGCCTTGTACAAGCCAAGACCGGAACCGGCAAGACAATCGCTTTCCTGctccccgccctccaaaacatcaTGACCGCCCCAGACCTACAGCGCGAGTTCGTTGCaatcctcgtcctcgccccTACCCGCGAGCTGGCTCAGCAGATTGCCGATGAGTGTGACAAGCTCACCGGAAAGTCTTTCGAGTGCCACATTGCCGTAGGCGGCACCTCCAAGAACTCGCTCCTTCGGAGATTCCTCAATGGCAAACCCACCATCCTCGTCGCCACCCCCGGCCGCCTCATCGACTACCTCTCCGAAGAAGAAACCAGACACAAACTCACCAAGCTCCGCTGCGTGGTCCTTGACGAGGCAGACCGCATGCTCGACCAGGGGTTTgccccctccatcaagaGAATCTTGCAACAAATCCCCAAGAAGCAAACTGCTGGCTGGCAAGGCATGTGCTTCTCTGCTACCGTCCCAGACGAGATTCAGCAGTTCCTGCCCTTGGTCCTCGACAAGAAGCACGACCGCATTTCTACCATCGACCCCAATGAGACCCCTACCGTCGACAGAATCCCCCAAtccgccatccccatcccctccatcgcCGACGCCCTTCCCGTCTTGCACTCCTACCTCATgacacaaaagaaaaccaacCCCGAGCTCAAAGCCGTCATCTTCTGCGGCACCGCCCGCCACGCCGCTTTGCTCTACCACATCTTTGGCCCCACCGGCGGCGCCGCCCCCAAAGGCCTCTCCTGCTTCCAGATGCACTCCCGTCTTTCCCAACCAGCACGTACACGAACAATCGAAGAGTTCAAGAACGCCGAATCAGGCCTCATGTTTGCATCTGATGTCATTGGACGTGGCATGGACTTCCCTGACATTGACCTAGTCATCCAGATGGGCTTCCCTCCCGAAAAAGCACAATACGTCCATCGTGTTGGGAGAACGGGAAGAGCAGGCAAGTCGGGAGAAGCAACCATGATTTTGACGCCCCAGGAGATGAGGTTTGTGAGAGCGAATAAGGACTTTCCAATCAAGGTTACTGAGCCATT CAACCACCCCGACCTGCCAAAATCGGTTACCAAGATTGAGGAAGCTCTCGCCAAGGTGCCGGAGTTGACGAAATTCCAAGCTTATACCGCCTTCCTCGGCTTCAACATCACCGTGGCGAGACAGCTGGGCCTCCAGCCGCCAGAGATTGTCGGTTTGGCCAACGAGTTTGCCTATACGATGGGGTACGAGGAGATCCCAGAGGTGGAGGCCAAGATGGTGGGCAAGATGGGGCTCAAGGGCGTGCCCGGGTTGAGGATCATGGGCAAGGGGGGGGTGAGCAGAGCTGCTCCGGTGCCGAGCGgaaggacgggaggggggagggccCAGGGTGGCCCGGGGAGGATGCAGAGGGGCAAGGTGGCTGATCCCAGGCCGCAAGGGGCGAGTGGAGGCAATAATGGGAGCAGGGCGGACGGCAACAGGAGGGGGCCGAGAGAGAGCACGGGTGCGAACGCCGAGGAGCCGAGCAGGAAACGGCCCAGGCGTGGTGCCCAGGCGTGA
- a CDS encoding uncharacterized protein (EggNog:ENOG503NTX3; COG:S) — protein sequence MHGSDLENRPESNERIPRWSLGVLNPKDTVDVPGTVLLLVGLSSQPKPDTHSDDLNPPSPPEEPNQTSSPPRDDDPPNTTPTGILLAPQPLPHDDLSWPPWRRNLALLTIGLYSLLGGGTTPLLAAGFTNISQIFSIPLHRISLTTGLVMLGLGIGCLLASPTAILYGKRLVYLAGSLIFLLTCVWCALSPTFESLLLARFVQRGDNQSYGGAADRDDNGVVLFA from the exons ATGCATGGAAGCGATCTAGAGAACCGACCGGAAAGCAATGAAAGAATACCACGATGGAGCCTTGGTGTGCTCAACCCAAAGGACACAGTCGACGTTCCAG GCaccgtcctccttctcgtcggCCTCTCTTCCCAACCAAAACCCGACACTCACTCGGATGACCTtaatcccccctcccctcccgaagaacccaaccaaacctcctctcctccacgcGACGATGACCCCCCAAATACCACCCCCACTGGCATCCTCCTagcccctcaacccctcccccatgacGACCTCAGCTGGCCCCCCTGGCGCcgcaacctcgccctcctcacaaTAGGCCTCtactccctcctcggcggtggaacaacccccctcctcgcagcaggcttcaccaacatctcccaaatcttctccatccccctccaccgcatcTCCCTCACTACCGGCCTCGTAATGCTCGGCCTCGGTATCGGCTgtctcctcgcctcccccacGGCGATACTCTACGGGAAACGTCTCGTTTACCTAGCCGGCTCCCTCATTTTTCTCCTGACATGTGTCTGGTGCGCGTTAAGTCCGACGTTTGAGAGTTTATTGCTTGCACGGTTTGTGCAAAGGGGTGACAATCAGTCCTATGGAGGCGCTGCCGATCGCGACGATAACGGAGTTGTTCTTTTTGCATGA
- a CDS encoding uncharacterized protein (EggNog:ENOG503PXKG) produces MVSLTTKQSLAVLATLPKCAMDCMMGAPSTGQGSTDVDLCAPQPLETTNWVMGCMKSNCSTPEALFTQNATLRACGVEPRMERQWLPVMTTFMILAFIAVVLRVANRLYTTKTYWWDDIFLSLSMAGSFAYASIHYEAIGHGFGREFWSLSPDEINYIIAGVYASMLVFHAARMLLRHSQILFFLRIFVVGNSKPMIKGTMIANAVLSTAIGLIMALQCMPVNFFWMRWDSTQEGKCLNNLQTLWITSVFTMLLDAWTLILPLPYVAKLQLSVRKRIGISIMLATGLSILIFSILKFWSGAITVEEPNPMYTFAQVSMWASLEINVGIICACLPGIRLLFSNLFRQTGWFMTSSIGRTEHISLSGSPDRSGKKSCPESQIRITTTIQTKATHALTDSESHLPLHAASLGAAIHPARQELGVVANAWA; encoded by the exons ATGgtctccctcaccacaaagCAGTCATTGGCGGTGCTCGCAACGCTACCGAAATGCGCT ATGGATTGCATGATGGGAGCACCCAGCACCGGCCAAGGCTCGACAGATGTTGATCTTTGCGCACCTCAACCTCTAGAGACCACCAACTGGGTGATGGGTTGCATGAAAAGCAACTGCTCAACTCCAGAAGCACTCTTTACTCAGAATGCGACCTTACGAGCCTGCGGTGTCGAACCTAGGATGGAGAGGCAGTGGCTGCCTGTGATGACGACGTTTATGATCCTTGCCTTCATTGCCGTCGTGCTGCGGGTGGCCAACCGGCTTTACACGACCAAGACGTATTGGTGGGACGATATCTTTTTGTCCTTGTCGATG GCTGGTTCCTTTGCCTACGCTTCGATCCATTACGAGGCGATAGGTCACGGTTTCGGACGAGAGTTTTGGTCTCTGTCACCAGATGAGATCAACTACATTATTGCT GGCGTATACGCGAGCATGCTCGTCTTCCACGCAGCTCGCATGCTGCTGCGCCACTCGCaaatcctcttcttccttcgCATCTTCGTGGTGGGCAACTCGAAGCCAATGATCAAAGGAACCATGATAGCAAATGCtgtcctctccaccgccatCGGTCTCATCATGGCGCTCCAGTGCATGCCCGTCAATTTCTTCTGGATGCGATGGGATTCGACGCAAGAGGGCAAGTGCCTGAACAACCTCCAGACCCTATGGATCACCTCCGTCTTCACCATGTTACTGGACGCCTGGACACTCATCCTGCCACTGCCCTACGTGGCCAAACTGCAGTTGTCGGTGAGGAAGCGAATCGGCATCTCGATCATGCTCGCCACCGGTCTGagcatcctcatcttcagcATCCTCAAGTTCTGGTCTGGTGCCATCACAGTGGAGGAGCCCAACCCAATGTATACCTTTGCCCAGGTGTCGATGTGGGCGTCGTTGGAGATCAACGTGGGGATCATCTGTGCTTGCTTACCGGGTATAAGACTACTATTCAGCAACTTGTTCAGGCAGACGGGTTGGTTTATGACGAGCAGTATTGGGAGGACGGAGCATATTTCGCTGTCTGGGTCTCCCGACCGGAGTGGAAAGAAGTCGTGCCCGGAGTCGCAGATTCGCATCACGACAACTATTCAGACCAAGGCCACGCATGCGTTGACTGATTCCGAGTCGCATCTGCCTCTCCATGCGGCGAGCTTGGGGGCGGCGATTCATCCTGCGAGGCAAGAGCTGGGTGTGGTGGCCAATGCTTGGGCTTGA